The proteins below are encoded in one region of Arthrobacter sp. CJ23:
- the hutH gene encoding histidine ammonia-lyase, whose protein sequence is MTLDTLLETDAVVLGIHRATLEELVQVARHRRPVAVDEAALARMKPSEDWLKGVMDDMKAGKDTAPIYSINTGFGSLAGRRAFDEPSDAAELSRRLVLSNAAGVGRYVDEEVVRATMFIRIVSLTQGYSGVRADIVKTLAEMLNRGVYPAIPEYGSLGASGDLIPLAHVAIVMSRSHTGEDVELDSGEAFVDGAVVSGFAAMAHAGIERLPLGAKDGLALLNGTSFSCAQAALALYDAQNLLETAQITAAMSIEALMGFGDAFIDELHQARGQRGQIEVAARLRELLSGSGFVDGDADHDPVRQPPQDAYSLRCIPQVFGPVKDTLEFAAGIIDNEINAATDNPLIFPTLPASRTLKAVSGGNFHAEYVAFAADFISIVVTEIGNITERRLFRLDDGTLNRGLPDMLVASEQIGMDCGYMLPQYLAAALVSDCKTLAHPDSVDSIPTCANQEDHVSMANNAGRHTRQIVANIESVVAIELLMAAQALELRMRMPAPAGAEQGTKPGAASLAALAYLRSTASADGRPIDHLTEDVVMYPRLRKAGELVHDGSVVAAVNAAIRGGGHDAADR, encoded by the coding sequence ATGACGCTCGACACTCTGCTTGAGACAGACGCGGTGGTCCTGGGGATCCACCGGGCAACGTTGGAGGAGCTGGTGCAGGTGGCCAGGCACCGCAGGCCCGTGGCGGTGGACGAGGCCGCCCTGGCCCGGATGAAGCCCAGCGAGGACTGGCTCAAGGGCGTCATGGATGACATGAAGGCCGGCAAGGACACGGCGCCGATCTACAGCATCAACACCGGTTTCGGCTCGCTCGCCGGCCGCAGGGCCTTCGACGAACCGTCCGATGCCGCCGAGCTTTCGCGCCGCCTGGTGCTCTCCAATGCCGCCGGCGTGGGCCGCTACGTGGACGAGGAAGTTGTCCGGGCCACCATGTTCATCCGCATCGTCAGCCTCACCCAGGGCTACTCAGGGGTGCGGGCGGACATCGTGAAGACCCTGGCCGAGATGCTCAACCGCGGCGTCTACCCGGCCATTCCGGAATACGGTTCGCTCGGCGCCTCCGGGGACCTCATCCCGCTGGCCCACGTGGCCATCGTGATGTCCCGCTCGCACACCGGCGAGGACGTTGAACTGGATTCCGGCGAGGCCTTCGTGGACGGTGCCGTGGTCTCCGGGTTCGCGGCCATGGCCCACGCGGGCATCGAGCGCCTCCCGCTCGGCGCCAAGGACGGCCTGGCCCTCCTCAACGGCACATCGTTCTCCTGCGCCCAGGCCGCCTTGGCCCTGTATGACGCCCAGAACCTGCTGGAAACGGCGCAGATCACCGCGGCCATGAGCATCGAGGCCCTGATGGGCTTCGGCGATGCGTTCATCGACGAGCTCCACCAGGCCCGCGGCCAGCGCGGCCAGATCGAGGTGGCCGCACGGCTCCGCGAGCTGCTCTCCGGCAGCGGCTTCGTGGACGGCGACGCGGACCACGACCCCGTCCGGCAGCCCCCGCAGGACGCATATTCGCTGCGCTGCATCCCGCAGGTCTTCGGCCCGGTCAAGGACACCTTGGAGTTCGCGGCCGGCATCATCGACAACGAGATCAACGCTGCGACCGACAACCCGCTGATCTTCCCCACGCTGCCCGCCAGCCGCACCCTGAAGGCCGTCTCCGGCGGCAACTTCCACGCCGAATACGTGGCCTTCGCGGCCGACTTCATCTCGATTGTGGTCACCGAAATCGGCAACATCACCGAACGCCGGCTCTTCCGGCTCGACGACGGCACCCTGAACCGCGGCCTGCCGGACATGCTGGTGGCCAGCGAACAGATCGGCATGGATTGCGGCTACATGCTGCCCCAGTACCTCGCCGCCGCCCTGGTCTCCGACTGCAAGACCCTGGCGCACCCGGACAGCGTGGACTCCATCCCCACCTGCGCCAACCAGGAGGACCACGTGTCCATGGCCAACAACGCCGGGCGGCACACCCGCCAGATCGTAGCCAACATCGAATCCGTGGTGGCCATCGAGCTGCTCATGGCGGCCCAGGCACTGGAGCTGCGGATGCGGATGCCGGCTCCGGCGGGCGCTGAACAGGGAACCAAACCCGGCGCCGCCAGCCTCGCCGCCCTGGCCTACCTGCGCTCCACCGCGTCCGCCGACGGCCGCCCCATCGACCACCTCACGGAGGACGTGGTGATGTACCCGCGCCTGCGCAAGGCCGGCGAACTTGTCCATGACGGTTCCGTGGTGGCCGCCGTGAACGCCGCGATACGCGGAGGCGGCCATGACGCTGCAGACCGCTGA
- a CDS encoding DUF4193 domain-containing protein: MATDYDELRSDVAESQNTSLQALQSANAPDARSVVRDLDEADGLDGSDSPGGEFVAEELVIAVIPQKEDEFTCYSCFLVRHRSQIAKEKDGHAYCMECEG, encoded by the coding sequence TTGGCAACCGATTACGACGAACTCCGCTCCGACGTCGCGGAATCGCAGAACACTTCGCTCCAGGCGCTGCAGTCGGCCAACGCCCCGGACGCCCGAAGCGTTGTGCGCGATTTGGATGAGGCTGACGGCCTCGATGGCAGCGATTCGCCCGGTGGCGAATTCGTTGCCGAAGAACTTGTCATTGCGGTCATCCCGCAGAAGGAAGACGAGTTCACCTGCTACTCGTGCTTCCTGGTCCGCCACCGTTCGCAGATCGCGAAGGAAAAGGACGGCCACGCCTACTGCATGGAGTGCGAGGGCTAA
- a CDS encoding TetR/AcrR family transcriptional regulator, whose amino-acid sequence MPRITAANNAAQRAETQRRILTAFGELLFTHGLPGLTMTDVARHAGVGRTAVYNYYADMEQLLIAYALDETERFIVDLRDALEALENPVDRLALYVRAQVEDLSRRHLPPGPAMAAVLSPGSFAKLADHVGDLNLLLQDILRDGVAQGYLPDIDVTQLAQLIHGTLSASASRRNRPGESPDGAPAEDVEALIARTVRFIQLGAGAQFDDDGRPAPLG is encoded by the coding sequence ATGCCTAGGATTACGGCCGCGAACAACGCGGCGCAGCGCGCCGAGACCCAACGACGCATCCTGACGGCATTCGGGGAACTCCTGTTCACGCACGGGCTGCCGGGGCTGACCATGACCGACGTCGCCAGGCATGCCGGCGTGGGGCGCACCGCCGTGTACAACTACTACGCGGACATGGAGCAGCTGCTCATCGCCTATGCCCTGGATGAGACCGAGCGTTTCATCGTGGACCTGCGCGATGCCCTGGAGGCCCTGGAAAACCCCGTGGACAGGCTTGCACTGTACGTCCGGGCCCAGGTGGAGGACCTGAGCCGCCGGCATCTCCCGCCCGGGCCGGCCATGGCGGCGGTACTCTCCCCCGGCTCCTTCGCGAAGCTCGCTGACCACGTGGGCGATCTCAACCTGCTGTTGCAGGACATCCTGCGCGACGGCGTGGCGCAGGGCTATCTGCCGGATATCGACGTCACTCAGCTGGCGCAGCTGATCCACGGAACACTCTCGGCCAGCGCCTCGCGCCGCAACCGCCCCGGCGAGTCGCCGGACGGTGCCCCCGCCGAAGACGTCGAGGCGCTGATCGCGCGGACGGTCCGGTTCATCCAGCTGGGCGCCGGAGCACAGTTCGACGACGACGGCCGCCCGGCGCCGCTGGGCTGA
- a CDS encoding CdaR family transcriptional regulator, giving the protein MKTTIDRHYSAYRRESCAVVVERRIYVLIHTDKQEEARTIAERVLHVIDRVVDGETVAAVAEPAHHSGSLTARRQELDAILRCHVRGSARRVLARGDVQSQLLINKVRDTIAAEPLVLNARLAALIDKEQATGRGNLSETLLCWCRNLGNTLRTAGELGVHDNTVRYRIQRAAEALDADLGDPDTMLALWLQLRAAHEEQPSR; this is encoded by the coding sequence ATGAAGACGACCATCGACCGGCACTATTCGGCGTACCGGCGCGAATCGTGCGCGGTGGTTGTCGAGCGGCGCATCTATGTCCTGATCCACACCGACAAGCAGGAAGAGGCCCGGACCATCGCCGAGCGTGTCCTGCACGTCATCGACCGGGTGGTGGACGGGGAAACGGTGGCCGCCGTCGCTGAGCCGGCGCACCACAGCGGCTCCCTCACCGCCCGCCGGCAGGAACTGGACGCCATCCTGCGCTGCCATGTCCGCGGTTCAGCCCGCCGTGTCTTGGCGCGGGGTGACGTCCAGTCCCAGCTTCTGATCAACAAGGTCCGGGACACCATTGCGGCTGAACCCCTTGTCCTGAACGCCCGGCTGGCGGCGCTCATCGACAAGGAACAGGCCACCGGACGGGGCAACCTCAGCGAGACGCTGCTTTGCTGGTGCCGGAACCTGGGCAACACGCTGCGCACGGCCGGGGAGCTGGGCGTCCACGACAACACGGTGCGGTACCGGATCCAGCGGGCAGCCGAGGCGCTGGATGCCGATCTCGGCGATCCCGACACCATGCTGGCCCTGTGGCTCCAGCTCCGGGCCGCACACGAGGAGCAGCCATCGCGGTGA
- a CDS encoding stealth family protein: MYHGSPSTDEDVIAEATSPAVVARLKHRPDVVRHRGRYALVIRDRTPQQSMVEDLLMVRAALDDAGVDFILVRGNDERPVIAVDWEARKEVREALVEAFRNEPFYSMTVDARKKSSVLVADGELSANRKARIFRLYRPRVEPGGGLSYGPGLGVQLELWRFEGDHLELPVENSLTRRTLLRQDAVRGTVQRHGLSWPTIENMFADHASDIDFDIDIVFSWVDGSDPAYIAARRSQQAGAVLGEGDAHEARYRQINELKYALRSVHMFAPWVRRIFIVTDSPAPAWLADHPSVTIVRSEEFFADPSVLPTHNSQAVECQLHHIEGLSEHFLYSNDDMFFGRPVSPDMFFTPGGITKFIEAETRIGLGENDTERSGFENAARVNRKLLWERFGRITTRHLEHTAAPLRRSVVAQMEGEFPAEFAKTAASRFRAADNISVTNSFYHYYALLTGRAVTQTSAKVKYVDTTLWAGLHYLPKLLAKRHMDFFCLNDGSFPEVEADERAELVTDFMEKYFPVKAPWEK, from the coding sequence ATTTACCACGGCAGCCCCTCCACCGACGAGGACGTGATCGCGGAAGCCACGTCGCCAGCCGTCGTGGCGCGCCTCAAGCACCGGCCCGACGTCGTCCGGCACCGCGGGCGCTACGCCCTGGTCATCCGGGACCGGACGCCGCAGCAGTCCATGGTGGAGGACCTCCTGATGGTCCGGGCGGCGCTCGACGACGCCGGCGTGGACTTCATCCTGGTTCGTGGCAACGACGAACGGCCGGTCATCGCCGTCGACTGGGAGGCACGCAAGGAAGTGCGTGAAGCGCTGGTGGAGGCCTTCCGCAACGAGCCGTTCTACTCCATGACAGTCGACGCCCGGAAGAAGTCGTCAGTGCTCGTGGCCGACGGCGAACTATCGGCCAACCGCAAGGCGCGGATCTTCCGTTTGTACCGCCCCAGGGTGGAACCCGGCGGCGGCTTGTCCTACGGCCCGGGGCTCGGTGTCCAGTTGGAGCTGTGGCGGTTCGAAGGCGACCATCTGGAACTGCCTGTGGAGAATTCCCTGACCCGCCGCACCCTGCTGCGGCAAGACGCCGTGCGGGGCACCGTGCAGCGGCATGGACTCAGCTGGCCAACCATCGAGAACATGTTCGCGGACCACGCGAGCGACATCGACTTCGACATCGACATCGTGTTCTCGTGGGTGGACGGCAGCGACCCCGCCTACATCGCGGCCCGCCGTTCCCAGCAGGCCGGGGCCGTGCTGGGCGAAGGCGACGCCCATGAGGCACGCTACCGCCAGATCAACGAACTCAAGTACGCACTGCGTTCGGTCCACATGTTTGCCCCCTGGGTCCGTAGGATCTTTATCGTCACCGATTCGCCTGCCCCGGCGTGGCTGGCGGACCACCCTTCAGTGACCATCGTGCGCAGCGAGGAATTCTTCGCCGACCCCTCGGTCCTGCCCACGCACAATTCGCAGGCGGTGGAGTGCCAGCTGCACCACATCGAGGGCCTCTCCGAGCACTTCCTGTATTCCAATGACGACATGTTCTTTGGGCGCCCCGTCAGCCCGGACATGTTCTTCACGCCGGGCGGCATCACCAAGTTCATCGAGGCGGAAACACGCATCGGGCTGGGCGAGAACGACACCGAGCGCAGCGGCTTCGAGAACGCCGCCCGGGTCAACCGCAAACTGCTGTGGGAACGCTTCGGCCGGATCACCACCAGGCACTTGGAACACACGGCCGCTCCCCTGCGCCGGAGCGTCGTGGCCCAAATGGAGGGCGAGTTCCCGGCGGAATTCGCCAAGACCGCCGCCAGCAGATTCCGTGCCGCGGACAACATCTCCGTGACCAACTCGTTCTACCACTACTACGCGCTGCTGACGGGCCGGGCCGTGACGCAGACCAGCGCCAAGGTCAAGTACGTGGACACCACATTGTGGGCGGGACTGCACTACCTGCCAAAGCTCCTGGCCAAACGCCACATGGACTTCTTCTGCCTGAACGATGGCAGCTTCCCCGAGGTGGAAGCAGACGAACGCGCGGAGCTCGTGACCGACTTCATGGAGAAGTACTTCCCGGTGAAGGCGCCCTGGGAGAAGTAG
- a CDS encoding uberolysin/carnocyclin family circular bacteriocin — translation MNTIKKKSFGATLLGNEVEVNSTITKRTGLMAATAAALAIAGVFGASLAVSWIAGSLGVSAAAASQIVKAIEVGGWALIAIGALFGGGITGALIATARGILFRIGRAQAVA, via the coding sequence ATGAACACCATAAAGAAGAAGTCTTTCGGAGCCACTCTTCTCGGCAACGAAGTTGAAGTGAATTCAACAATCACGAAACGTACGGGGCTCATGGCGGCGACAGCGGCGGCCCTGGCCATCGCTGGCGTGTTCGGTGCAAGCCTTGCCGTTTCCTGGATTGCCGGCTCGCTCGGTGTCTCGGCGGCCGCGGCATCCCAGATCGTCAAGGCCATCGAGGTCGGAGGCTGGGCTCTCATTGCCATCGGCGCATTGTTCGGCGGTGGGATCACCGGAGCACTGATCGCCACGGCACGAGGCATCCTGTTCCGCATTGGCCGCGCGCAAGCTGTCGCCTAA
- a CDS encoding winged helix-turn-helix domain-containing protein: MPVPPGYPSSSVQGNNMGEEEHQAFYRRRPDEKTPAARSARGFALFVGIDEAVAQSAGTSLCGLAKDIRDYGHALVDGLDSHVAVALGPPGGEGSPIQSVFAAFGDPSALARPRRDIKVPLPSAVRPPAIQPRRAKRPAASGVLIDVSARKVYLDGESVHLTIKEFRLMTYLIDNRARIVGRAELLQHIWGHAAELPNERAIDIHVRRLRSKLGRLARTIQTRRGAGYQFRGDPELTVCTAPEYMI, translated from the coding sequence ATGCCAGTTCCACCGGGATACCCCAGCAGTTCCGTCCAAGGCAACAACATGGGTGAGGAGGAGCATCAAGCCTTCTACCGGCGTCGGCCCGACGAAAAGACCCCTGCGGCACGCTCTGCGCGGGGGTTCGCACTCTTCGTGGGGATCGACGAGGCGGTGGCCCAATCGGCAGGCACCTCCCTGTGCGGGCTCGCGAAGGACATCCGCGACTACGGCCACGCCCTGGTGGACGGGCTCGACAGCCACGTCGCGGTGGCGCTCGGCCCGCCCGGCGGCGAAGGCAGCCCAATCCAGAGCGTCTTCGCAGCGTTCGGTGACCCCTCGGCCCTGGCCCGGCCCCGGCGGGACATTAAGGTGCCCCTTCCGTCAGCAGTCCGGCCCCCAGCAATCCAGCCCCGGCGTGCCAAGAGGCCTGCCGCGTCGGGCGTGCTCATTGATGTGTCGGCCAGGAAGGTCTATCTCGACGGCGAATCGGTGCACTTGACCATCAAGGAGTTCCGGCTGATGACCTACCTGATAGACAACAGGGCGCGCATCGTCGGCCGGGCGGAACTGCTCCAGCACATCTGGGGGCATGCCGCCGAACTGCCCAACGAGCGCGCCATCGATATCCACGTCCGGCGGCTTCGGAGCAAGCTCGGACGGCTTGCCAGGACCATCCAGACCCGGCGCGGAGCCGGCTACCAGTTCCGCGGCGATCCGGAGCTCACGGTGTGCACCGCCCCGGAATACATGATCTAG
- a CDS encoding ATP-binding cassette domain-containing protein, whose product MDGLSLAMTGPGIYRVAGSNGSGKSTLLELISGFLHPWSGKVRLCGLDASSPQAREVRSVCRTSPALYPSMTVQDHLAFAAQSRGVGRDAGLSRLEAYGLKDWAEQPASTLSTGNQRKLWILMCTVADTPIIAIDEPFNGMDSQGTDALISELHEWASRKIVVLVSHTVPEQLAVDHSFRFQPAE is encoded by the coding sequence TTGGACGGGCTCAGCCTGGCAATGACAGGCCCCGGCATCTACCGTGTCGCGGGCAGCAACGGCAGCGGCAAATCAACCTTGCTCGAACTCATCAGCGGGTTCCTCCACCCATGGTCCGGCAAGGTTCGACTCTGCGGCCTGGACGCGAGCAGTCCGCAGGCCCGCGAGGTTCGCAGCGTGTGCCGGACGTCCCCAGCGCTGTACCCATCAATGACGGTGCAAGACCATCTGGCATTTGCTGCCCAAAGCCGTGGCGTTGGGCGCGACGCGGGACTCTCCCGATTGGAGGCCTATGGTCTCAAGGATTGGGCTGAACAGCCCGCGTCCACGTTGTCCACGGGCAACCAACGCAAGCTCTGGATCCTCATGTGTACCGTGGCGGACACCCCTATCATCGCAATCGACGAGCCCTTCAACGGGATGGACAGTCAGGGCACCGATGCGCTGATCTCCGAACTACACGAATGGGCTTCACGCAAGATCGTGGTGCTCGTGTCGCACACCGTCCCCGAACAACTCGCCGTGGACCACTCGTTTCGCTTCCAGCCAGCAGAGTAG
- a CDS encoding LytR C-terminal domain-containing protein: MTRLHGHHVVSGPELRATFVEDPQSHPGRFRRRLFHGIVLVLLLGIIAAGAIGAWAVMNGVIRVPSAITSRAPISACPTTTFDYLPNQQVTVNVFNATSRSGLAREVSEQFAARGYKIGAVDNSGTSYSGVGMVVSGVKGQAGAFNLQRNLAGTDYFQDNREDASVDVILTPDFGALVQPELVDQTPGLLLCPRENLRIADDSKWPVLPKGAPTP, encoded by the coding sequence GTGACCCGGCTGCATGGCCACCACGTGGTGAGCGGCCCCGAGCTGCGGGCGACGTTCGTGGAGGATCCGCAGAGCCACCCGGGCAGGTTCCGCCGCAGGCTGTTCCACGGGATCGTGCTGGTGCTGCTGCTGGGCATCATCGCTGCAGGGGCCATCGGCGCCTGGGCGGTCATGAACGGAGTGATCCGGGTGCCGTCGGCCATCACCAGCAGGGCCCCGATTTCAGCCTGTCCCACCACCACCTTCGACTACCTGCCCAACCAGCAGGTGACCGTGAACGTCTTCAACGCGACCTCGCGCAGCGGGCTGGCCCGGGAGGTCTCGGAGCAGTTCGCGGCCCGCGGGTACAAGATCGGTGCGGTGGACAACAGCGGGACCAGCTATTCCGGCGTCGGGATGGTTGTCTCCGGGGTCAAGGGCCAGGCCGGTGCCTTCAACCTCCAGCGGAACCTGGCCGGCACGGACTACTTCCAGGACAACCGCGAAGACGCTTCAGTGGATGTGATTCTCACCCCAGACTTCGGCGCCTTGGTTCAGCCGGAGTTGGTGGACCAGACGCCCGGCTTGCTCCTCTGTCCCCGCGAAAATCTGCGGATTGCAGACGATTCCAAGTGGCCTGTCCTGCCCAAGGGGGCGCCCACGCCGTAA
- a CDS encoding PDR/VanB family oxidoreductase encodes MTLQTADSAVRAAPLKGFTRLTVGAIRREADAVVSLLLSDPDGGALPVWEPGAHVDVLFANGILRQYSLCSDPAERTAWRVAVLREQASRGGSSYVHEVLRAGDTVEVRGPKDNFRGTAGAGEKVFIAGGIGITPLLPMIREANAAGEPWRLLYLGAGVRSMAFLEELAALDPAGEKVRVHAKDQHGGLELADYLAAVAADATVHACGPSRLLAELRAAHAAGTLPHLRFEDFGAEDSDVSAADADAGAPDGGPAVGPDDSPFVVETADGLEIDVAAGETILDALQRAGVPALNSCRKGTCGTCETVVLEGIPDHRDDILGDEERALNETMMICVSRCHGERLVLDI; translated from the coding sequence ATGACGCTGCAGACCGCTGATTCGGCCGTCCGCGCGGCTCCCCTGAAGGGGTTCACGCGCCTCACGGTGGGCGCCATCCGCCGCGAAGCCGACGCCGTCGTCTCCCTGCTGCTGAGCGACCCCGACGGTGGTGCGCTGCCGGTCTGGGAGCCCGGGGCGCACGTGGATGTCCTGTTCGCCAACGGCATCCTGCGGCAGTACTCGCTCTGCTCGGATCCGGCCGAGCGGACCGCCTGGCGCGTGGCCGTGCTGCGCGAGCAGGCCAGCCGCGGCGGTTCCAGCTACGTCCATGAGGTCCTGCGGGCCGGCGACACGGTGGAGGTCCGCGGACCGAAGGACAACTTCCGAGGCACGGCTGGTGCAGGGGAGAAGGTGTTCATCGCCGGCGGCATCGGCATCACCCCGCTGCTGCCGATGATCCGAGAAGCCAACGCGGCCGGGGAGCCCTGGAGGCTGCTGTACCTGGGCGCCGGCGTGCGCTCCATGGCCTTCCTCGAGGAGCTCGCCGCCCTGGATCCTGCCGGCGAGAAGGTCCGCGTCCATGCCAAGGACCAGCACGGCGGCCTGGAGTTGGCGGACTACCTCGCCGCCGTTGCCGCGGACGCCACGGTACATGCCTGCGGGCCGTCCCGGCTCCTGGCAGAGCTCCGTGCGGCCCACGCCGCGGGCACCTTGCCGCACCTGAGGTTCGAGGACTTCGGCGCCGAGGATTCGGACGTTTCCGCTGCGGACGCCGATGCCGGCGCTCCCGACGGCGGTCCTGCTGTGGGCCCGGATGACTCGCCTTTTGTGGTGGAAACTGCGGATGGACTGGAAATAGACGTGGCGGCCGGTGAGACAATTCTGGACGCCCTGCAAAGAGCAGGCGTTCCGGCCTTGAATTCCTGCCGGAAAGGCACCTGCGGCACGTGCGAAACCGTGGTCCTGGAAGGGATTCCGGACCACCGCGATGACATTCTGGGCGACGAGGAGCGTGCATTGAACGAAACAATGATGATTTGCGTTTCCCGCTGCCACGGGGAAAGGCTCGTGCTCGACATCTAG
- a CDS encoding phosphodiesterase: MELIEAEHPRPGHILLHVSDSHLLDGEDPLYGAVDSEAHLRQLFAEVHASKVRPEAVIFTGDLADKGEPGAYAKLRQIVEPACSALGAQVIWAMGNHDDRANFRAGLFDQAGNNAPVDHSYFINGLRIITLDTSVPGFHHGELSQGQLDWLAAELATPAPDGTILALHHPPVPSVLDLAVLVELRGQAALAAVVRNSDVRTILAGHLHYSTTAMFAGIPVSVASATCYTQDLNVPQGGTRGRDGAQAFNLVHVYEHTIVHSVVPLGKSPTVGEYVSPEGTRRRLAEAGIRIPHRPSHERAATKRPELTGS, translated from the coding sequence ATGGAGCTCATCGAGGCCGAGCATCCTCGGCCAGGACATATCCTCCTGCACGTCAGCGACTCCCATCTACTGGACGGTGAGGACCCCCTCTACGGAGCGGTGGACAGCGAAGCCCATCTCAGGCAGCTTTTCGCGGAAGTGCATGCATCCAAGGTCCGGCCGGAGGCTGTCATCTTCACTGGAGACCTTGCAGATAAGGGCGAACCGGGCGCCTACGCCAAGCTCCGGCAGATCGTGGAACCGGCCTGCAGCGCCCTCGGCGCGCAGGTGATCTGGGCCATGGGCAACCACGATGACCGCGCCAACTTCCGCGCCGGGCTCTTCGACCAGGCCGGCAACAATGCCCCCGTGGACCACAGCTACTTCATCAACGGGCTGCGCATCATCACCCTGGACACTTCGGTTCCCGGCTTCCACCACGGCGAACTCAGCCAGGGCCAGCTGGACTGGCTCGCCGCTGAACTGGCCACGCCGGCACCGGACGGCACCATCCTCGCGCTCCACCACCCGCCGGTGCCCAGCGTGCTGGACCTCGCTGTCCTGGTGGAGCTGCGCGGCCAGGCCGCGCTGGCCGCCGTCGTGCGCAACAGCGATGTGCGCACCATCCTGGCCGGCCACCTGCACTATTCGACCACGGCGATGTTCGCCGGCATCCCCGTATCCGTGGCGTCGGCCACCTGCTACACCCAGGACCTCAACGTTCCGCAGGGCGGCACGCGGGGCCGGGACGGCGCCCAGGCGTTCAACCTGGTCCACGTGTACGAGCACACAATCGTGCACTCCGTGGTGCCGCTGGGCAAATCGCCCACCGTGGGCGAATATGTCAGCCCTGAAGGCACCCGGCGCCGGCTGGCCGAGGCAGGGATCCGGATTCCGCACCGCCCGAGCCATGAACGCGCCGCCACCAAGCGCCCGGAGCTGACCGGGAGCTGA
- a CDS encoding type II toxin-antitoxin system VapB family antitoxin yields the protein MIFKAVGEGRPYPDHGYTEPRDWAALPPRPVRLDELVTTKRTLDLEALLAEDSTFFGDLFPHVVQYKGVLYLEDGLHRAVRTALHQRTAIHARVLVIDG from the coding sequence GTGATCTTCAAAGCTGTGGGCGAGGGACGCCCGTACCCCGACCATGGATACACCGAGCCCCGGGACTGGGCGGCGCTGCCACCCCGTCCGGTCCGTCTCGATGAGCTGGTAACCACAAAGCGCACCCTGGATTTGGAGGCATTGTTGGCTGAGGACTCAACATTTTTCGGCGACCTGTTCCCGCACGTCGTCCAGTACAAAGGCGTGCTGTATCTCGAGGACGGGCTGCACCGGGCCGTCCGCACGGCGCTGCACCAGCGCACCGCCATCCACGCACGCGTGCTGGTGATAGATGGCTAG